The sequence below is a genomic window from Pseudorca crassidens isolate mPseCra1 chromosome 20, mPseCra1.hap1, whole genome shotgun sequence.
TTGAGCAGTTTTacgtttacagaaaaattgaacagaaagtacagagttctcatatactccctcacttccccactcccaccccagttCCTCTATAAttaatttattgtatttgttacaattgatgggCCATATGTTGATACATTACGACTaattaaagtccatagtttactgttaggtttcactctttgtgttgtacattctgtggatttGGCAAATGTATATAATGACTTGTATCCATCATTATACAGAATGATATCAcgcagaatagtttcactgccctaaaaatcctgtgttctacctgttcatctctctctccccctgagcccctggcaaccactgatctttttattgtctccattgttttgtgttttccagaatgttatatagttggaatcatacagtatgtgaccgTTTCAGATTGTCTACTTTCACTTAGcagtatgcatttaaggttcctctgtatcttttcctggcttgatagctcatttttattgctgaatagtactccattgtatgggTGTACCACAGCTTATGTATCCAattacctgttgaaggacatcttggttattCCAGGTttgggcagttatgaataaagctgttataagcatctgtgtgcaggtttttgtgtgaacataagttttcagctcctttgggttaataccaaggagtgtgagaTTCCTGGATGGATGGTAAGAGTATATTAAGTTCTGTAAGAAACTaccaactgtcttccaaagtgactgttctattttacattcccaccagcaatgaatgagagttcttgttgctccacatcctctccagcatttggtgttgtcagtgttttggattttggccattctaataggtgtatagtggtatctcattgtttaatttgcagttccctaatgacatatgatgtcaGGTATCTTTTCTTATACTTgtcatctgtattttctttggtgaggtgtctcctcagatattttgcttttttttttaattgaagtataggtgacttacaatattatattaatttcaggtgtaccgcatagaatttgatatttttatagatgataCTCCATGTTTTGCTCATTTGTAAGTtaggttattttctttcttttctttttaaattaattaattaatttatttttgctgtgttgggtcttcatttcggcacgagggccttctccagttggggcaagcgggggccactcttcgtcgtggtgcgcaggcctctcactattgcgacttctcttgttgcagagcacgggctccagacgcgcaggctcagtagctgtggctcatgggcctagttgctccgcggcatgtgggatcttcccagaccagggctcgaacccatgtcccctgcattggcaggcagaatctcaaccactgcgccaccagggaagctcagttaggttattttattattgttgagttttaaatattttggataccagtcctttattaaatatgtatttttaaaaaattatttatttatttattttatttattagttgcggcgtgcggaaTCTTCATTGAAGCatacgggatctttcgttgtggtgtgcgggctcttcgttgtgacactcgggcttctctctagttgtggtgtatgggtttcctcttctctagttgtggtgcgcaggcaggctccagggcgcgtggactctgtagtttgcgacccgcaggctctctagttgagacgCGCGAGCTTATTAATTGTGGTGCGCGgtcttagttgccctgcagcatgtgggatcttagttccccgaagttccccgaccagggattgaaccctcatcccctgcattgcaaggtggattctttaacactggaccaccagggaagtcccttaaatatgtgttttgtaaaaaattttttcccagtCGATGGCttgccttttttccttctcttgacagtgtcttttgcagagcagaagtttttacttTTAGTGAAGTCCAATTTAGCAATTTTCTTTTATGGACTGTGCTTTTGGTATTGTGTCTGAAAAGTCATGGCCAAACTCAAGGTCACCTAAATTTTTTCTTAGGTtgtcttctaggaattttatagttttgtgggtttttttgtttgtttgtttgtttttcttttgtggtacgtgggcctctcactgttgtgacctctcctgttgcggagcacaggctctgcacacgcaggctcagcggccatggctcacgggcccagccgctccgcggcacgtgggctcctcccggactggggcacgaacccgtgtcccctgcatcggcaggcggactcccagccactgcgccaccagggaagccctgggctttctattctgttccgtgTCTAGCCTTTCGCCAGTAcctcactgtcttgattactttagcatcatagtaagtcttgaagtcaggtattGTCATTCCTCTgactttattcttctccttctatattattttggctattctggatcttttgcctttccatataaattttagaatcagtttgttgatatgtACAAAATGTCTTGctgaattttgattgggatttcaTTGTATCTGTAGATCAAGTTGCAAAGAAATGGAatagatctttgatttctttcatcagagttttgtagttttctttgtatagATCTTGATCATATGTTGTtacatttatacctaagtatttctgttttgggttttttttaaatggtattgcattttaaatttcatatttcatttgtttattgctgGTATATAAGGAAGCAGTTGACTTTTgtttattaactttgtatcctgtaaccttgcTATAATGGCTTATTAGTTCAAGGAATTTTTTTGTTacttctttgggattttctacatagataatcatgTCAGTAGCAAACAAAGgcaattttattcttcctttccaatatgtacactttttatttccttgttttgttCTATTGCATTAGGACTTCCAATATGATCCTGattaggagtggtgagagtggacatcttgccttgttcctaatcttagtgggaaagcatcTAATTTACATCATTAAGTAGCTGTAAGGTATTTGTaatatgttctttatcaagttgagtaACTTCCCCTCTATTTCCGGTTTCccgagttgttttttttttgggggggggcggggcggcgcACCACGAGGCATGGGGGAATATTAGTTCTCCAactagggactgaacccgtgccccctgcagtcgtaaccattggaccaccatgGATTTCCCTTCCTGAGTGTTTTTGATTGGgtgttagatttttttcaaatgctttttctatttgATATGATTataggatttttcttctttagcctgttgttGTGATGgattacataaatttatttttgaatgttgacTCAGTCTTGCatactggaataaatcccacttggtcatggtgtataattctttttgtacattgttgtatttggtttgctaatattttgttcaagatttttacatctgtgttcagAGATatatcagagatattggtctgtagtttttctttcttataatgtctttggtTTGGGGATTAGGGTAATTGTCTCAGAGAATGCATTACAAACGATttcctctgcttctattttctggaagagattgtagaaAATTCAGATAATTTCTTCCTTAGATCTTTGGTAGATTTCCCTAGTGAACCCATCTGGggttgttgctttttattttaagagcGTTATTAGTTATTGATTCAGTTTCCGTAATAGACataggcctattcagattgttcttttcttcttgtataaATCCTGGTAGATTgtctctttcaaggaattggtgtATTTTATCTAGGTTATCAATTTGTGGGTTCataatatttctttatcttcctgTTAATATCCATAGGATCAGTAGTGATGGcccttcattcatttctgatgttagtaattagtgtcttctctcttttttctcaatttggctagaggtttatccatttcattgatctttccaaAGAGTCAGCttttgtttcactgatttttctctatagatttcttttttcactgatttctgctcaaattttaattatttttctcgtCCTTACTTTGAATATAATTTGTTcacctttttctagtttcctaaggtagaaACTTAGATAATTGAATTTTagatctctcttcttttctctcttttttttaaaataaatttatttattttatttatttatttttggctgcactgggtcttcattggtgctcgcaggctttctctagttgcagcaagcaggggctactcttcgttgtggtgtgcgggcttctcattgcggtggcttctcttgttgcagagcacaggctctaggcatgcaggcttccgtagttgtggcatgtgggctcagtagttgtggcttgtaggctccagagcgcaggctcagcagctgtggcgcacaggccccgctgctctgcggcatgtgggatcttcccggaccagggttcgaacccatgtcccctgcattggcaggcgggctctcagtcactgcgccaccagggaatccctttcttcttttttaatatttgcattcAGTGATATAAATTTTACTCTATGTACTGCTTTCCCTGCATGTCACAAGTTTTGATAAGttatattttcactttcatttagtTAGGACTATCTCTTGAGACAACTTCTTTGACCCAAGTTTTAATTTCCCAATTATTTAGTCTCCAAGTATTGCAtatttaatcttcaaatattatatttgggattttccagctatttttaaattactgatttctCGTTTAATTCCACTGAGGTCTGAGagtatactttgtatgatttaaaagtttttaaggtgtgttttatggcccagaatgtgatctgcttacaggtcttttttttttcaatgtgatGATGTTTTTTCAATGATTTTCAATGTGATGATCATTTTTTCAATGATCTgcttacaggtcttttttttttcaaatgtgatGATGTAAGGTTCTCTCATTTTTATTGTATGTGACTTCAAAGTAacatacagttaaaaaaaaaaaatcagaatgaagcaacccaagtgttcattgatgaatgaatgggtaaacaaaatgttgtaATATACACACAATGTAATATCATTCAGCTTTATAAGGGAAGGAAATTGACACATGCTCCGACATGGGTGAAACTTAAGGACGTGCTAGGTGAAAAAAAAGCTGGTCACAAAGGACAGAATTGAATGAGATTCTACTTCTATGAGATACCTAGGGAGTAgttaaattcacagagacagaaagtagaacagtgacTGCTAGGGGTTTGGGGGCGGGGGAGAAGAGAATGGGGAGTTAgggtttaatgggtacagagtttcatttGGGGAAGATTAaaaagtggagggcttccctggtggcgcagtggttgagagtccgtctgccgatgcaggggacacgggttcgtgccccggtccgggaagatcccacatgccatggagtggctggacccgtgagccacggccgctgagcctgcgcgtctggagcctgtgctccacaacgggagaggccacaacagtgagaggcccgcgtaccgcaaaaaaaaaaaaaaaaataaaataaaagtaaataaagggggcaggaggaaacttttgggagGTGTTGGATATGTTTTTGGCCTTGATGGTTGGTGATAGTTTTACAAGTATggttatatacattaaatattttatgtgtcaGTCATACTTCAGtaaagtggtttaaaaagaaaagttctacAGATGGATAGTAGTGATAGTTTCACAagatgtgtatgtcttctttttgtttttttaacatctttattggagtataattgttttacagtggtgtgttagtttctgctctataacaaaatgaatcagctatacatatatccccataactcttccttcttgcatctccctccctcccgccctccctatcccgcccctctaagtggtcacaaagcactgagctgatctccctttgctatgccgctgcttcccactagctatctattttacgtttggtcgtgtaaatatgtacatgccactcgctcactttgtcccagcgtacccttccccctccccgtgttctcaagtccattctctagtaggtctgcgtctttattcccgtcctgcctctaggttcttcatgaccattttttttttttttttagattccatatatatgtgttaatatatggtatttgtttttctctttctgacgtacttcactctgtatgacagtctctcggtccatccacctcactacaaataaatcaatgtcgtttctttttatggctgagtagatGTGTATGTCTTAATGCCAtagaactgcacacttaaaaatgtttaaaatggtaaattttacacatattttaccacagtttttaaaaatgggaaaaaatttccTTTAATCAGAACATTAACAAAGACAAggttgaattatttaaaaaatttctttattccaaatgtatgtatgtatttttatagttttatttatttatatctttttattatttttttaaatagatctttattggagtataattgcttcacaatactgtgtcagtttctgttgtacaacaaaatgaatcagccatacgcatacatatatccccctatcccctccctcttgagcctcctccccaccctccctatcccacccctctaggttgttgcaaagcactgagctgatctccctgtgctatgcggctgcttcccactagctaactactttacattcggtagtgtatatatacgtcgatgctactctcacttcaccccaacttacccccacaccccgccccgtgtgctcaagtccattctttatgtctgtgtctttattcctgccctgccactaggttcatcagtaccgttttttttgtttttttttttttacggtatgcgggcctctcactgctgtggtctctcccgttgcggagcacaggctccggacgcgcaggctcagcggccatggctcacgggcctagccgctccgcggcatgtgggatattcccggaccggggcacgaacccgtgtcccctgcatcggcaggcggattctcaaccactgtgccaccagggaagcccagtaccatttttttttcctttagattccatatatatgcagtagtatatggtatttgtttttctgtttctgacttcactctgtatgacagatattgagctccatgagctgtttgtatattttggtgtctgtttcctttgcaaatattttctcccattctgagggttgtctttttgtcttgtttatggtttcctttgctgtgcaaaagcttttaagtttaattaggtctcatttgtttgtttttattttcattactctaggatgtgggtcaaaaaaaatcttgctgtgatttatgtcaaagattgtttttcctatgttttcctctaagagttttatagtgtctggtcttacacttaggtctttaatccatttgtagtttatttttgtgtatggtgttaggtagtgttctaatttcattcttttacaagtagctgtccagttttcccagcaccacatattgaagaggttgtcttttctccattgtatgttcttgccttctttgtcataaattaggtgaccctatgtgtgtgggtttatctctggactttcaatcctattccattgacctatatttctgtttttgtgccagtaccctactgtcttgattactgtagctttgtagtatagtttgaagtcggggagcctgattcctccagctccgtttttctttctcaagattgctttgggtattcagggtcttttgtgtttccatacgaattgtaaaattttttgttctaattctgtgaagaatgtgattggtagtttggtagggattgcattgaatatgtaaatttctttgggtagtagagtcattttcacaatgttgattcttccaatccaagaacatggtatatttctccatctgtttatgtcatctttgatttctttcattagtgttttagttttctgagtacaagtctttcgcctccttagataggtttattcctaggtattttattctttttgttgcgatggtaaatgggattgtttccttaatttctctttctgattttgtgttgttagtatataggaatgccagagatttctgtgcattaattttgtatcctgcaactttaccaaattcattgattaactctagtagttttctggtggcatctttaggattttccgtgtatagtatcatgtcatctgcaaacagtgacagttttacttcttcttttccaatttgtattccttttatatctttttcttctctgattgccgtggctaggacttccaaaactatgttgaataatagcggtgagagtggacatccttgtcttgttcctgatcttagaggaaatgctttcagtttttcaccattgaatgatgtttgctgtgggtttgtcgtatatggcctttattatgttgaggtaggttccctttatgcccattttctggagagtttttaatcataaatgggtgttgaattttatcaaaagctttttctgtgtctattgagctgatcatatggtttttattccttaatttattaatacagtgtatcacattgattgatttgtgtatattgaagaacctttgcatccctgggataaatcccacttgatcatggtatgtgatccttttaatgtgctgttggattctgtttgctagtattttgttgaggatttttgcatctatgttcatcagtgatattggcctgtagttttctttttttgtggtatctttttctggttttggtatcagggtgatggtgttttcgtagaatgaatttgggagtgttcccccctcagcaatcttttggaagagtttgagaaggatcagtgttagttcttctctaaatgtttgataaaattcacctgtgaagccatctgatcctggacttttgtttgttggaagattttttttttaacctttaattcatttattttaaatccttTGTTCATAGGAATTTAGAGACTATTTTCAAACtagtacaaatattttataaataatatctaGCAGTTTATTAACTAGTGGAGTATACTGCACAACAAACTACCTCACatctttcaggaagaaaaactactaaatttgaaaagtaaaaagatgTCACCCACTGAATTTGGACACAATTAAAATgtgctttaaatatttgtttggaGGAGGGGGGTCACACACTTCTACTCAATTAAGAGAAACATTTATACAGTCCAAGTCTTCTATTTTCTTTACACCCATCATGCCATGAATTCATAGGGAATGGGCTCTAACAGTTCAGGATCCTTTCCGTTGGTTCTCACAAAGTGTGCTTCTCTGGGTGGAGCAGGCTGGCGCTTCAGTTGAACCCAAGTAcctttctctttgtcttccttctttttctgatcGTTTTCCTTCACCCGTTTCAGGAAGCTGTCTCGGCTCTTAGAGTGCTTAATATGCTCGATACGCACATGAATTCTCTTGGCAAGAATCTTGCCCTTAACTTGTTTGTTTACAATGATGCCAACAGCATGCTGGGTAACATTGTAGACTCTCCCAGTTTTGCCATGGTAACATTTCTGaggtattccttttttttttttttttttttttatttgcgcgGTATGcacgcctctcactgctgtggcctctcccgttgcggagcacaggctccggacacgcaggctcagcggccatggctcacgggcccagccgctccgcggcacgtgggatcctcccgaaccggggcacgaacccgtgtcccctgcatcagcaggcggactctcaaccactgtgccaccagggaagcctggggtaTTCCTTTTTGAACAGTGTCCAGATATCTACAGTATCTCCTTTCTTGTAGATTCGCATGTATGTGGCCAAAGGAACAACTCCATATTTTCTAAAGGGCCTGGAGAACATGTAGCGGGtgcccctcctctttccctttgtgTTGATCATTTTGGCGAATTACTGGAAGATGGTGGTTACGGCCGAAAagctgttggaagatttttaattacagtttcaatttcattgtttgtgatgggtctgtttatattttctatttctttctggttcagtcttggaaatttgtacctttccaagaatttgtccatttcttcgtggttgtccattttattggcatttagttgtttgtagtagtctcttataatcctttgtaattctgcagtgtcagctgtgatttctttttcatttctaattttacttatttgcgtcctctccctttttttcttgatgagtctggctaagggtttatcaattttgtttatgttctcaaagaaccagcttttagttttattgatctttgctattgttttcttcatttctatttcatatatttctgctctgatctttatgatttctttccttctactgacttggggttctttttgttcttctttctctagttgctttaggtgtaggattagattgtttattttgatagttttatttatttgtttgtttaatttttaaagaaatatttatttggttgcattgggtcttagttgtggctcgcaggctccttacttgcagctccagggctccttagttgtggcttgcggcctccttagttgtggcatgcaaactcttagttgcagcatgcatgtgggatctagttccccaaccagggattgaacctgggccccctgcattgggagcgtggagtcttatccactgcgccaccagggaaatccctgtatTTATTTTGAGACTTATGTGACTAGTTTAATTTTCACTTGTGATTGATCTGATAGAATCTAATTAGGTTCAGTTAGGATTTCTTATGGTGTGATGATGAATAGAATTTT
It includes:
- the LOC137215757 gene encoding large ribosomal subunit protein eL21-like → MINTKGKRRGTRYMFSRPFRKYGVVPLATYMRIYKKGDTVDIWTLGVHTAQIKKKKKKKGIPQKCYHGKTGRVYNVTQHAVGIIVNKQVKGKILAKRIHVRIEHIKHSKSRDSFLKRVKENDQKKKEDKEKGTWVQLKRQPAPPREAHFVRTNGKDPELLEPIPYEFMA